The following proteins are encoded in a genomic region of Haloarcula salinisoli:
- a CDS encoding class I SAM-dependent methyltransferase translates to MSEDGDGSADADSEAEADLDTRHLAVVVAKPRAESVIDALETEGVYDDGRSVQSWDDDGVALPVTAPPETVEVRDIVQQVGERRLRSLDDHLRQRGWTDEELDAAPSSWAVVGSVVLVAMGEAPRPTEVGEALLALHGEADTVLARNGISGAHREPDVTVVAGEGDTETVHTEHGTEYALDLAEVMFSPGNKAERARMGEVVREGDGAVATEPSERASGATASQPGERVLDMFAGIGYFTLPMARAGAEVTAVEHNPTAFRYLVENTMRNGVDGLVHPYRADCREVVAAGLDGGPVDRVVMGYYESWEYLDHALAALTPGGTLHMHETTPEHLVFDRPIERLEAAAAEADRSVEILDTRRVKSHSEGVVHVVVDARID, encoded by the coding sequence ATGAGTGAGGACGGCGACGGGTCGGCGGACGCCGACTCGGAGGCCGAGGCCGACCTCGATACCCGCCACCTGGCCGTCGTCGTCGCGAAACCCCGCGCGGAGTCGGTCATCGACGCACTCGAAACGGAGGGCGTCTACGACGACGGCCGGAGCGTCCAGTCGTGGGACGACGACGGCGTCGCCCTCCCGGTGACCGCGCCGCCCGAGACCGTCGAGGTTCGGGACATCGTCCAGCAGGTCGGCGAACGCCGGCTCCGGAGTCTCGACGACCACCTCCGCCAGCGCGGGTGGACCGACGAGGAACTCGACGCCGCGCCCTCGTCGTGGGCCGTCGTCGGCAGCGTCGTCCTGGTAGCGATGGGCGAGGCCCCCCGGCCCACCGAGGTCGGCGAGGCGCTGCTCGCGCTCCACGGCGAGGCCGACACCGTCCTGGCCCGCAACGGTATCAGCGGCGCCCACCGGGAACCCGACGTGACCGTCGTCGCGGGCGAGGGCGACACGGAGACCGTCCACACCGAACACGGCACCGAGTACGCGCTGGACCTCGCCGAGGTGATGTTCTCGCCGGGGAACAAGGCCGAGCGGGCGCGGATGGGGGAGGTTGTCCGCGAGGGCGACGGAGCGGTAGCGACAGAGCCCTCGGAACGAGCGAGCGGTGCAACCGCGAGCCAGCCCGGAGAGCGCGTACTGGACATGTTCGCCGGCATCGGTTACTTCACGCTGCCGATGGCACGGGCCGGCGCCGAAGTCACCGCCGTCGAACACAATCCGACGGCGTTTCGCTATCTCGTCGAGAACACGATGCGAAACGGCGTCGACGGGCTGGTCCACCCGTATCGGGCGGACTGTCGCGAGGTCGTTGCGGCGGGCCTCGACGGCGGCCCCGTCGACCGGGTGGTGATGGGCTACTACGAGTCCTGGGAGTATCTCGACCACGCGCTGGCCGCGCTCACGCCGGGCGGCACCCTCCATATGCACGAGACCACGCCCGAGCATCTCGTCTTCGACCGGCCGATAGAGCGGCTGGAGGCCGCCGCGGCCGAGGCCGACCGCTCGGTCGAGATACTGGATACGCGCCGCGTCAAGAGCCACAGCGAAGGGGTGGTCCACGTGGTCGTGGACGCGAGAATCGACTGA
- a CDS encoding PQQ-binding-like beta-propeller repeat protein, with protein sequence MRRRTYVALVGSASLAGCVGRLGETERQTDSVDFQKLWETGLEDDDGPIWAFRATGDGETAYLGTKSELTALSLEDGTEQWALPLDTYLGGVTIDDDGLFILYSNTMQRIDPDTGESRWTTTADKSTGYSLVATTDEHVAVSGAGAVFVFEKESGQQTAQPTEADGNSVRAWDGQFVVAEDSAVTAYDPDGTAQWTVDDVSLNWLTPVVGSTVVGGGNGTFVGIDLEGGTQAWTTEVSGRLPHAKTATTDDTVFVYPWGGGATRPTDTFYALSADTGAVRWKEGDTDSYAFPPVVLESGIVFDGADRPQAYEHETGRQIDSIDTGGGWRGATGSGRTVVMYGTRAVAYRL encoded by the coding sequence ATGCGACGACGGACGTACGTGGCGCTGGTGGGGAGTGCTTCGCTGGCGGGCTGTGTGGGACGGCTCGGGGAGACGGAGCGCCAGACCGACAGCGTCGACTTCCAGAAACTGTGGGAGACCGGCCTGGAGGACGACGACGGCCCGATCTGGGCTTTCAGAGCGACCGGCGACGGGGAGACGGCGTACCTCGGCACGAAATCCGAACTGACCGCGCTGTCGCTCGAGGACGGTACCGAGCAGTGGGCGCTGCCGCTGGACACCTACCTCGGCGGGGTGACTATCGACGACGACGGGCTGTTCATACTGTATAGCAATACGATGCAGCGAATCGACCCGGACACAGGCGAGTCCCGCTGGACGACGACGGCCGACAAAAGTACGGGATACAGTCTGGTTGCGACCACGGACGAGCACGTTGCCGTCAGCGGCGCGGGCGCGGTCTTCGTCTTCGAGAAGGAATCAGGCCAGCAGACCGCACAACCTACCGAGGCCGATGGTAACTCGGTCAGAGCCTGGGACGGGCAGTTCGTGGTCGCCGAGGATTCAGCGGTGACTGCCTACGACCCGGACGGGACGGCCCAGTGGACCGTCGACGATGTCTCGCTGAACTGGCTGACCCCCGTCGTCGGGTCGACGGTCGTCGGCGGCGGCAACGGGACGTTCGTCGGCATCGACCTCGAGGGCGGCACCCAGGCCTGGACGACCGAGGTGAGCGGCAGGTTGCCCCACGCCAAGACCGCTACGACCGACGACACGGTGTTTGTCTACCCGTGGGGAGGGGGGGCAACCCGCCCCACGGACACGTTCTACGCGCTCAGCGCCGATACTGGGGCAGTGCGATGGAAGGAGGGTGACACCGATAGCTACGCCTTCCCGCCGGTCGTGCTGGAGTCGGGCATCGTCTTCGATGGCGCAGACCGCCCACAGGCCTATGAGCACGAAACCGGACGGCAGATCGACTCGATTGACACGGGAGGGGGCTGGCGCGGGGCCACCGGGTCGGGCCGGACCGTCGTCATGTACGGTACGAGGGCCGTCGCCTACAGGCTCTGA
- the htpX gene encoding zinc metalloprotease HtpX — protein sequence MQWQTDWGLRGRMALTMFLLFGLYIAFLGVLVLYFDSIALIILVMALFMGAQFFFSDKLALYSMGAREVDPDEYPELHRQVERLAQQADLPKPKIAVADSRTPNAFATGRSQDSAAVAVTTGIMNLLDDEELEGVLAHELAHIKNRDVMVMTIASFLSTIAFLVVRWGWLFSGGRSRGGQQQAPVFVAILLSLVVWVVSFLLIRALSRYREFAADRGGASITGRPAALATALMKIDSGMEKVPQEDLRGQSEMNAFFIIPIRSGFVGRLFSTHPSTEKRIERLRALEREL from the coding sequence ATGCAGTGGCAAACCGACTGGGGACTCCGCGGGCGCATGGCCCTGACGATGTTCCTCCTCTTCGGGCTCTACATCGCCTTCCTCGGCGTCCTCGTGCTGTATTTCGATAGCATCGCGCTCATCATCCTCGTGATGGCGCTGTTCATGGGCGCGCAGTTCTTCTTCAGCGATAAGCTCGCCCTGTACTCGATGGGCGCCCGCGAGGTCGACCCCGACGAGTACCCCGAGCTCCACCGGCAAGTCGAGCGGCTGGCCCAGCAGGCCGACCTCCCGAAACCGAAGATCGCCGTCGCCGACTCACGGACGCCCAACGCCTTCGCGACCGGACGTTCGCAGGACAGCGCCGCCGTCGCCGTGACGACGGGCATCATGAACCTCCTCGACGACGAGGAACTGGAGGGGGTCCTGGCCCACGAGCTCGCCCACATCAAGAACCGCGACGTGATGGTGATGACTATCGCCTCCTTCCTCTCGACCATCGCCTTCCTCGTGGTCCGGTGGGGCTGGCTGTTCTCGGGCGGGCGCTCGCGTGGCGGCCAGCAGCAGGCGCCCGTCTTCGTCGCTATCCTGCTCTCGCTGGTGGTGTGGGTCGTCTCGTTCCTGCTCATCCGCGCGCTCTCTCGGTACCGCGAGTTCGCCGCCGACCGCGGCGGCGCCTCGATTACGGGTCGCCCCGCGGCGCTGGCGACCGCGCTGATGAAGATAGACAGCGGGATGGAGAAAGTGCCACAGGAGGACCTGCGGGGCCAGTCGGAGATGAACGCGTTCTTCATCATCCCCATCCGCTCCGGGTTCGTCGGCCGGCTGTTCTCGACGCACCCGTCGACCGAGAAGCGAATCGAGCGATTGCGCGCGCTGGAACGGGAACTGTAA
- a CDS encoding NAD-dependent epimerase/dehydratase family protein, giving the protein MTETVVVTGGLGRSGRWICDRLAEDYHVVCVDLDHPGWEIATREGIEFRAADVTDGGEVRDLVSELAPAAVVHWAALPSPERHAGSRVFETNLEATYTVLDAAGRAGADIAWASSESAYGLAFAEETPLPAYLPMDEDHPMAPEDPYGTSKVAGEEVAKMVARRDGVSVASIRPSWIQYPGEYNCRDVAEGDLSGGAGNCWSYVDVRDVAGAVAAALDAEFGGHEAFHAAAAENYVGRPTADLVEAHWGEVPARCELDGEQSALSTAKADGLLDWAPEHTWRDGADATVDEPSLLGE; this is encoded by the coding sequence ATGACCGAGACAGTCGTCGTCACGGGCGGGCTGGGTCGTTCGGGCCGCTGGATATGTGACCGCCTCGCCGAGGACTACCACGTCGTCTGTGTCGACCTCGACCACCCCGGCTGGGAGATAGCGACCCGCGAGGGCATCGAGTTCCGCGCGGCGGACGTGACCGACGGCGGCGAGGTCCGAGACCTCGTGAGCGAACTCGCCCCCGCCGCCGTCGTCCACTGGGCGGCGCTCCCCTCGCCAGAGCGACACGCTGGGAGCCGCGTGTTCGAGACCAACCTCGAGGCGACCTACACCGTCCTCGACGCGGCCGGCCGCGCGGGCGCCGATATCGCCTGGGCGTCCTCCGAGAGCGCCTACGGCCTGGCCTTCGCCGAGGAGACGCCCCTGCCGGCGTATCTCCCGATGGACGAAGACCACCCGATGGCCCCCGAGGACCCCTACGGCACCTCGAAGGTGGCCGGTGAGGAGGTCGCGAAGATGGTCGCCCGGCGAGACGGCGTCAGTGTCGCTTCCATCCGGCCCTCCTGGATTCAGTACCCCGGCGAGTACAACTGCCGCGACGTGGCCGAGGGCGACCTGTCAGGGGGTGCCGGCAACTGCTGGTCCTACGTCGACGTACGCGACGTGGCGGGCGCCGTGGCGGCTGCACTGGACGCCGAGTTCGGGGGTCACGAGGCCTTTCACGCCGCCGCAGCAGAGAACTACGTCGGCCGCCCGACCGCCGACCTCGTGGAAGCCCACTGGGGCGAGGTGCCCGCACGCTGTGAACTCGACGGTGAGCAGTCCGCCCTCTCGACGGCGAAAGCCGACGGGCTGTTGGACTGGGCACCCGAGCACACCTGGCGAGATGGGGCCGACGCGACCGTCGACGAGCCGAGCCTGCTGGGAGAGTGA
- a CDS encoding 60S ribosomal export protein NMD3 — translation MSRSGAFCPKCGDEFEPPEDRPALPGPKRDSERVLCDACYFEEFDLVDAPETIEVRVCSQCGAVHKGNRWVDVGADDYTDIAVEQVSEALGVHVDAEAVDWQVAPEQLDRNNIRMHTEFSGVVRGTPVHEQVSVPVRISRQTCKRCGKIAGGSFASVVQVRADGRDPTDEEVERAKTIAQEYIAEREATGDRNAFITETNEIDDGLNMKISTNQMGHGIAKRITAQLGGGYSDSKRLITEDEDGQKLYRMTYAVRLPRYRQGEIIDPEDGDGPVLVTSVQGNLKGVQLATGEKYEAQFEEGEAPDARRLGFREDGQPTTLVAVEDENAVQVLDPETFESVTVPRPAYLDTDADEVPVFKSHAGLHVLPAAESDDE, via the coding sequence ATGAGCCGGTCTGGAGCCTTCTGTCCGAAGTGTGGCGACGAGTTCGAGCCACCGGAGGACCGCCCCGCGCTCCCGGGCCCGAAGCGGGACTCCGAGCGGGTCCTCTGTGACGCCTGCTACTTCGAGGAGTTCGACCTGGTGGACGCCCCCGAGACCATCGAGGTCCGGGTGTGTTCCCAGTGCGGGGCGGTCCACAAGGGGAACCGCTGGGTCGACGTTGGCGCGGACGACTACACCGACATCGCCGTCGAGCAGGTCAGCGAGGCCCTGGGCGTCCACGTCGACGCCGAGGCCGTCGACTGGCAGGTCGCGCCCGAACAACTCGACCGCAACAACATCCGGATGCACACGGAGTTCTCGGGCGTGGTTCGGGGGACGCCGGTCCACGAGCAGGTGAGTGTCCCGGTGCGCATCTCGCGCCAGACCTGCAAGCGCTGCGGGAAGATTGCGGGCGGCTCCTTCGCCAGCGTCGTCCAGGTGCGCGCCGACGGTCGGGACCCGACCGACGAGGAGGTCGAGCGGGCAAAGACCATCGCACAGGAGTACATCGCCGAACGCGAGGCGACGGGGGACCGCAACGCCTTCATCACCGAGACCAACGAGATCGACGACGGGCTGAACATGAAGATATCGACGAACCAGATGGGCCACGGTATCGCCAAGCGCATCACGGCCCAGCTGGGCGGGGGCTACTCCGATTCGAAACGACTCATCACCGAAGACGAGGACGGGCAGAAGCTCTACCGGATGACCTACGCGGTGCGACTGCCCCGCTACCGCCAGGGCGAGATAATCGACCCCGAGGACGGCGACGGGCCGGTCCTCGTGACCTCGGTTCAGGGGAACCTGAAAGGGGTCCAGCTGGCGACCGGTGAGAAATACGAGGCCCAGTTCGAGGAGGGCGAAGCGCCCGACGCCCGCCGGCTGGGCTTTCGCGAGGACGGCCAGCCGACGACGCTCGTGGCGGTCGAGGACGAGAACGCCGTCCAGGTGTTAGACCCCGAGACCTTCGAGAGCGTGACCGTCCCGCGGCCGGCGTATCTGGACACCGACGCCGACGAGGTGCCAGTGTTCAAGAGCCACGCGGGGCTGCACGTCCTGCCGGCGGCCGAGAGCGACGATGAGTGA
- the radA gene encoding DNA repair and recombination protein RadA, with product MSEAADLEDLPGVGPATAEKLKENGFDSYQGIAVASPSELSNTADIGESSASDIINAARDAADIGGFETGATVLERREQIGKLSWGVDEVDELLGGGVETQSITEVYGEFGAGKSQVTHQLAVNVQLPAEHGGLEGSAIFIDSEDTFRPERIEQMVEGQEDEALEDMMKLHGIVGEDEAADATDDDLMADLVESVLDKIHVAKAFNSNHQILLAEKAQEIASQSQDDEFPVRLLAVDSLTAHFRAEYVGRGQLADRQQKLNKHLHDLMRVGDLNNTAVLVTNQVASNPDSFFGDPTQPIGGNILGHTSTFRIYLRKSKGNKRIVKLVDAPNLPDGEGVMRVEGAGLKNE from the coding sequence ATGTCCGAAGCAGCAGACCTCGAAGACCTGCCGGGTGTGGGGCCAGCAACAGCGGAGAAGCTCAAAGAGAACGGATTCGACTCCTACCAGGGGATTGCCGTCGCCTCCCCCAGCGAACTGTCGAACACCGCCGACATCGGCGAGTCTTCGGCCTCAGATATCATCAACGCCGCTCGCGACGCCGCCGACATCGGCGGGTTCGAGACGGGTGCGACTGTCCTGGAGCGCCGGGAACAGATCGGCAAGCTCTCCTGGGGCGTCGACGAGGTCGACGAGCTGCTCGGCGGCGGCGTCGAGACCCAGTCCATCACCGAGGTGTACGGCGAGTTCGGGGCCGGGAAGTCCCAGGTGACCCACCAGCTCGCGGTCAACGTCCAGCTCCCCGCCGAACACGGCGGGCTCGAGGGTAGCGCCATCTTCATCGACTCCGAGGACACGTTCCGCCCCGAGCGTATCGAGCAGATGGTCGAGGGCCAGGAGGACGAGGCGCTCGAAGACATGATGAAGCTCCACGGTATCGTCGGCGAGGACGAGGCCGCCGACGCGACCGACGACGACCTGATGGCCGACCTCGTCGAGTCGGTGCTCGACAAGATTCACGTCGCGAAGGCGTTCAACTCCAACCACCAGATTCTGCTGGCCGAGAAGGCCCAGGAGATCGCCAGCCAGAGCCAGGACGACGAGTTCCCGGTCCGGCTGCTCGCGGTGGACTCCCTGACGGCACACTTCCGTGCGGAGTACGTCGGTCGTGGCCAGCTCGCCGACCGCCAGCAGAAGCTCAACAAACACCTCCACGACCTGATGCGCGTGGGCGACCTCAACAACACCGCCGTGTTGGTCACAAACCAGGTCGCGTCGAACCCCGATTCGTTCTTCGGTGACCCGACCCAGCCCATCGGTGGGAACATCCTCGGCCACACCTCCACCTTCCGCATCTACCTGCGCAAGTCCAAGGGGAACAAGCGCATCGTCAAGCTCGTCGACGCGCCGAACCTCCCCGACGGCGAGGGCGTCATGCGCGTCGAGGGCGCTGGCCTGAAAAACGAGTAG
- a CDS encoding PQQ-binding-like beta-propeller repeat protein — MRRRTYVAMLGSASLAGCVGRPGNTDEAETDEEEPDEAETDEAETDAVATDEEPTYDTEDLEFQKLWAADLPDDEGRISLEDYQATADGETAYLGTESELTALSLADGTEQWTLSLDTPLDGVTVDDDGLYTLQEKTVQAVDPDTGESRWSTTADKLLYTSYVTTGDDHVAAGGGNRTVVVFEKESGQQTGRLPAAPNSQARGWNGGFVVADSNEVAAYDPDGTAQWTADASASWLTPVAGSMVVGGGRGSFVGVDLESGTRAWTTGVDGELENPMTAGTDDTVFVYPGPFDGETFYALDADTGAVRWEQSVDSDLAFPPVALESGVVIHDGSRGRAYEHTTGTVIDSTHEGGYQYGATGSGRTAVIYDSRAAAVRL, encoded by the coding sequence ATGCGACGACGCACGTACGTGGCGATGCTGGGGAGTGCTTCGCTCGCGGGCTGTGTGGGACGGCCCGGGAACACGGACGAGGCGGAGACAGACGAGGAAGAGCCAGATGAGGCGGAGACGGACGAGGCGGAGACAGATGCGGTGGCGACAGACGAGGAGCCGACGTACGATACCGAAGACCTCGAATTCCAGAAACTGTGGGCGGCCGACCTGCCGGACGACGAGGGCAGGATTAGTCTCGAGGATTACCAGGCGACCGCCGACGGGGAGACGGCGTATCTCGGCACGGAATCCGAACTGACCGCGCTGTCGCTGGCGGACGGCACCGAGCAGTGGACGCTGTCCCTGGATACTCCCCTCGACGGGGTGACTGTCGACGACGACGGACTCTACACACTGCAGGAGAAAACGGTGCAGGCGGTCGACCCGGACACTGGCGAGTCCCGCTGGTCGACGACTGCCGACAAGTTACTGTACACCAGTTACGTGACGACCGGGGACGACCACGTCGCAGCCGGCGGCGGCAACCGAACGGTCGTCGTCTTCGAGAAGGAATCGGGCCAGCAGACCGGGCGACTCCCCGCTGCGCCCAACAGCCAGGCCAGAGGCTGGAACGGGGGATTCGTGGTCGCCGATTCCAACGAGGTGGCTGCGTACGACCCCGACGGGACGGCCCAGTGGACCGCCGACGCCTCGGCGTCCTGGCTGACCCCCGTCGCCGGGTCGATGGTCGTCGGCGGCGGCCGCGGGTCGTTCGTCGGCGTCGACCTTGAGAGCGGTACCCGGGCCTGGACGACTGGGGTAGACGGCGAGCTCGAAAATCCCATGACCGCTGGGACCGACGACACGGTGTTCGTCTACCCGGGGCCGTTCGACGGGGAGACGTTCTACGCGCTCGACGCCGACACTGGGGCGGTGCGATGGGAGCAGAGTGTCGATTCGGACCTCGCCTTCCCACCGGTCGCGCTGGAGTCGGGGGTCGTCATCCACGACGGCTCCCGCGGACGGGCCTACGAGCACACGACCGGAACGGTGATCGATTCCACCCACGAGGGAGGGTACCAGTACGGGGCCACCGGGTCGGGCCGCACCGCCGTCATATACGATTCCAGGGCAGCCGCCGTCAGGCTCTGA
- the pspAB gene encoding PspA-associated protein PspAB — protein MGLLSGLKSVLGMRAEADATRDADPDDLFGMSTAHVTMEAELGYEPTGDAALCFGDVDSTDFAAATDEVEAILDAGEAETGTVADFVGDSHGYRWVVLHDADFDDLVTSIHFAADTLIERRYGSRLLAALFAFGDDRTGDPAYWVYSFRRGAYYPFAPDPDTDHERDQATEFKLESKLDGELSVEDDKAFWYPLWPDRAGDHPWE, from the coding sequence ATGGGACTGCTTTCCGGACTCAAGAGCGTCCTCGGGATGCGTGCGGAGGCCGACGCGACCCGGGACGCCGACCCCGACGACCTCTTCGGGATGTCGACGGCCCACGTCACCATGGAGGCCGAGCTTGGCTACGAGCCGACCGGCGACGCGGCGCTGTGTTTCGGGGACGTGGACAGCACGGACTTCGCGGCGGCAACGGACGAGGTCGAGGCCATCCTCGACGCCGGCGAGGCCGAGACCGGCACGGTGGCCGACTTTGTCGGCGACAGCCACGGCTACCGCTGGGTCGTCCTCCACGACGCGGACTTCGACGACCTCGTCACCTCTATCCACTTCGCCGCCGACACGCTCATCGAGCGGCGCTACGGCTCGCGGTTGCTGGCCGCCCTCTTCGCATTCGGAGATGACCGCACCGGTGACCCCGCCTACTGGGTGTACTCCTTCCGCCGGGGGGCGTACTACCCGTTCGCGCCGGACCCCGACACCGACCACGAGCGCGACCAGGCGACGGAGTTCAAACTGGAGAGCAAGCTCGACGGCGAACTCAGCGTCGAGGACGACAAGGCCTTCTGGTACCCGCTGTGGCCCGACCGCGCGGGCGACCACCCCTGGGAGTAG
- a CDS encoding aldo/keto reductase yields the protein MKYDTLGNTGIEVSEVGFGAWVVGTDWWGDRTHDQAIEMVQHAVDQDVTFFDTGDVYGHGDSEELVGEALAEVRDEVTVSTKVGYDFYNNPQAGHGELPKKVTPEWIRTALDRSLDRLDMDHVELLMLHNANVDEVTPDVLETLDELREEGKVEAIGWALGPSIGWLADGDAAVANEFDALQTVFNLFEQTPGQHFIDTIREQNADTSVLARVPHSSGLLNEQVTPDTELEEGDHRGHRPTEWYETGWEKVETLRFLERDGERTMGQAAIQWLLAHDEVASVTPTFRTNADIDEWAGAPDTPPLSDEEYDRVQELYADNFGIDRDDGMDALRSSVGGEDLDGTGMKSAGD from the coding sequence ATGAAGTACGATACGCTCGGGAACACGGGAATCGAAGTCTCGGAGGTCGGCTTCGGTGCCTGGGTCGTCGGCACGGACTGGTGGGGCGACCGAACGCACGACCAGGCTATCGAAATGGTGCAACACGCCGTCGACCAGGACGTGACGTTCTTCGATACCGGTGACGTCTACGGCCACGGCGACAGCGAGGAGCTCGTCGGCGAGGCCCTCGCCGAAGTACGGGACGAAGTGACCGTCTCGACGAAGGTCGGCTACGACTTCTACAACAACCCGCAGGCGGGCCACGGTGAACTGCCGAAGAAGGTCACGCCCGAGTGGATTCGCACCGCGTTAGACCGCTCGCTCGACCGGCTGGACATGGACCACGTGGAACTCCTGATGCTCCACAACGCCAACGTCGACGAGGTGACCCCCGACGTGCTGGAGACGCTCGACGAACTGCGCGAGGAGGGGAAAGTCGAGGCCATCGGCTGGGCGCTTGGCCCCTCTATCGGCTGGCTGGCCGACGGCGACGCCGCCGTCGCCAACGAGTTCGACGCGCTCCAGACCGTGTTCAACCTCTTCGAGCAGACGCCCGGCCAGCATTTCATCGACACCATCCGCGAGCAGAACGCGGACACGTCGGTACTCGCTCGGGTCCCCCACTCCTCCGGACTGTTGAACGAGCAGGTCACCCCCGACACCGAACTCGAAGAGGGCGACCACCGCGGCCACCGACCCACCGAGTGGTACGAGACCGGCTGGGAGAAGGTGGAGACGCTCCGGTTTCTGGAACGCGATGGGGAACGCACAATGGGCCAGGCCGCCATCCAGTGGCTGCTCGCCCACGACGAGGTCGCGTCGGTCACGCCCACTTTCCGGACGAACGCCGACATCGACGAGTGGGCCGGCGCGCCCGACACCCCGCCGCTGTCGGACGAAGAGTACGACCGCGTTCAGGAGCTGTACGCGGACAACTTCGGTATCGACCGCGACGACGGGATGGACGCGCTGCGTTCCTCGGTCGGCGGCGAGGACTTAGACGGCACCGGGATGAAGTCTGCAGGGGACTAG
- a CDS encoding HalOD1 output domain-containing protein translates to MPTETPPEDAARTIVTRVAAIRDVELTALPPLQETIDVDSLDALLDGKFSGTCTFTYADCTIRVGGHGRIRVSRRLDDSTIDTAGQRRQRRRN, encoded by the coding sequence ATGCCGACAGAAACCCCTCCGGAAGACGCCGCCCGCACAATAGTCACCCGCGTCGCAGCGATCCGAGACGTGGAGCTGACGGCGCTCCCGCCGCTGCAGGAGACCATCGACGTCGACTCGCTCGACGCGCTCCTGGACGGGAAGTTCTCGGGGACCTGTACGTTCACCTACGCCGACTGTACGATTCGTGTCGGAGGCCACGGCCGGATTCGCGTCAGTCGCCGTCTCGATGACTCGACGATAGATACCGCCGGACAGCGGCGACAACGACGCCGCAACTGA
- a CDS encoding tubulin/FtsZ family protein, with amino-acid sequence MRLALIGVGQAGGKVTEAFLEYADRTDSDIVVDALAVNTAKADLLGLDRIPVSKRLLIGTDRVKGHGVGADNELGADIAAADSEVVMDAVAGMPSHEIDAFLLVAGLGGGTGSGVAPYLAKELRRRYEEPVYGLGLLPGKDEGGIYTLNAARSFQTFVREVDNLVVYDNDTMASGTDSLAGGFARANEELARRFGVLFAAGETDGSAVPEQVVDASEIINTLGSGGVSTFGYASSPIERKRGLFGGKGRPDVSDATPRILALVRQATLGRLTLPCEITSAERALVVVAGPPEMLSRSGVEKARSWLEEATGTREVRGGDFPVPDADEVSAAVLLSGVSDIPRVKELQAIAIETQRSMREVSETADDRLSDLLWSGDGELKPLF; translated from the coding sequence ATGCGTCTCGCACTTATCGGGGTTGGACAGGCGGGCGGCAAGGTGACCGAAGCGTTCCTGGAGTACGCCGACCGGACGGACAGCGACATCGTCGTCGACGCGCTCGCTGTCAACACCGCCAAGGCCGACCTGCTCGGACTCGACCGGATTCCGGTCTCGAAGCGGCTGCTCATCGGGACCGACCGCGTCAAGGGCCACGGCGTCGGCGCCGACAACGAACTCGGGGCCGACATCGCTGCGGCCGACAGCGAAGTCGTCATGGACGCCGTCGCGGGGATGCCCAGTCACGAGATAGACGCGTTCCTGCTCGTCGCCGGGCTGGGCGGTGGCACGGGCTCGGGCGTCGCGCCGTACCTCGCGAAGGAACTGCGCCGCCGGTACGAGGAGCCGGTGTACGGGCTGGGGCTGCTCCCGGGGAAAGACGAGGGGGGTATCTACACCCTGAACGCCGCCCGCTCGTTCCAGACGTTCGTCCGCGAGGTCGACAACCTCGTCGTTTACGACAACGACACGATGGCCAGTGGGACCGACAGCCTCGCGGGCGGCTTCGCGAGGGCCAACGAGGAACTGGCCCGGCGCTTTGGCGTCCTCTTTGCCGCCGGCGAGACGGACGGCTCGGCCGTCCCCGAGCAGGTCGTCGACGCCAGCGAGATAATCAACACGCTCGGCAGCGGCGGCGTCTCGACCTTTGGGTACGCCAGCTCGCCCATCGAGCGCAAGCGGGGTCTCTTCGGCGGCAAGGGCCGCCCCGACGTCAGCGACGCCACGCCCAGAATTCTCGCACTCGTGCGCCAGGCCACGCTCGGCCGGCTCACGTTGCCCTGTGAGATAACCAGCGCCGAGCGCGCGCTGGTCGTCGTCGCCGGCCCGCCCGAGATGCTCTCACGCAGCGGCGTCGAGAAGGCCCGCAGCTGGCTGGAGGAGGCCACCGGGACGAGGGAAGTCCGCGGCGGGGACTTCCCAGTACCCGACGCCGACGAGGTGTCGGCGGCGGTGTTGCTCTCCGGGGTGAGTGATATTCCGCGGGTCAAGGAACTGCAGGCTATCGCCATCGAGACCCAGCGCTCGATGCGCGAGGTCAGTGAGACGGCCGACGACCGGCTCTCGGACCTGCTGTGGAGCGGCGACGGTGAACTGAAACCGCTGTTCTAG